A part of Acidimicrobiales bacterium genomic DNA contains:
- a CDS encoding acyl-CoA dehydrogenase family protein codes for MTLTPEQREFRRVMRRFAEDRIAPLAAEIDRTGEYSWDAFKACVEMEIPALSLPEEYGGTGADSITHAIAIEELARVCGFTSLTMMITDLASMPIRNWGSDEVKARYLPRLASGESQGSYCLSEADAGSDVAAMTTRAVRDGDHYVLTGTKYWITNAGISDVYVVFAKTDPAAGHRGISAFVVEAEWGVRVAKLEKKMGMKGSPTGEIVLDEVRVPVGNRLGEEGQGFVVAMHTLDRSRPGIGAQAVGLGQGALDFATGYMRERTAFGRPIAELQGLQFMVADAAMRLEAARSLVYKACALVDEGDPDGDLTVVGAMAKAFASDVAMQVTTDAVQLLGGYGYTQEFPVERMMRDAKITQIYEGTNQVQRVVIAKRLLTG; via the coding sequence ATGACCCTGACGCCCGAGCAGAGAGAGTTCCGGCGGGTGATGCGCCGGTTCGCCGAGGACCGCATCGCGCCGCTCGCCGCGGAGATCGACCGCACCGGCGAGTACTCGTGGGATGCCTTCAAGGCCTGCGTCGAGATGGAGATCCCCGCGCTGAGCCTCCCCGAGGAGTACGGCGGCACCGGTGCCGACTCGATCACCCACGCCATCGCCATCGAGGAGCTGGCGCGCGTGTGCGGGTTCACCAGCCTCACCATGATGATCACCGACCTGGCGTCGATGCCGATCCGCAACTGGGGCAGCGACGAGGTGAAGGCCCGCTACCTGCCCCGCCTGGCATCGGGCGAGAGCCAGGGCAGCTACTGCCTGTCCGAGGCCGACGCGGGCTCCGACGTGGCGGCCATGACCACGCGGGCGGTGCGCGACGGCGACCACTACGTGCTCACCGGCACCAAGTACTGGATCACCAACGCCGGCATCAGCGACGTGTACGTGGTGTTCGCCAAGACCGATCCGGCGGCCGGGCACCGGGGCATCTCCGCCTTCGTGGTCGAGGCCGAGTGGGGCGTGCGGGTCGCCAAGCTCGAGAAGAAGATGGGGATGAAGGGCAGCCCCACCGGGGAGATCGTGCTGGACGAGGTGCGCGTGCCCGTGGGCAACCGGCTCGGCGAGGAGGGCCAGGGCTTCGTCGTCGCCATGCACACCCTCGACCGGTCGCGTCCGGGGATCGGCGCGCAGGCGGTCGGCCTCGGGCAGGGGGCGCTCGACTTCGCCACCGGCTACATGCGGGAGCGCACGGCGTTCGGCCGGCCCATCGCCGAGCTCCAGGGCCTGCAGTTCATGGTCGCCGACGCGGCCATGCGGCTCGAGGCGGCCCGGAGCCTCGTCTACAAGGCGTGCGCGCTCGTCGACGAGGGTGACCCCGACGGCGACCTCACCGTCGTCGGCGCCATGGCCAAGGCCTTCGCCTCCGATGTGGCCATGCAGGTCACGACCGACGCGGTGCAGCTGCTCGGCGGCTACGGCTACACCCAGGAGTTCCCGGTGGAGCGCATGATGCGCGACGCCAAGATCACCCAGATCTACGAGGGCACCAACCAGGTCCAGCGGGTGGTGATCGCCAAGCGGTTGCTCACGGGCTGA